The Aureispira anguillae genome contains a region encoding:
- a CDS encoding CaiB/BaiF CoA transferase family protein, which produces MLSEALKGKKILDFTLLLPGPLATNILAQMGAEIIKIEHPDKLDDTRIYPPFVEGEALLYRLLNHNKESLILDYKSTQNRAKLLALIQEADVIIEQFRPGVMQRWGLDYSTLKTVNPNLIYLSLSGYGQVGAYRLQAGHDINYLAYTGILDLMRDERGKPVIPGIQIADIAGGSYMLVTACLAALVQGKGQYVDVSMLDGLPPLLTIALSQTWGGINPHEMKLLNGNLVNYNVYACKEGGWMALGALEVKFWNRFCEALDQLDWKRQHFGELSIYEFPYAEVKALFLTKTRDEWVKWAEGKDICLSPVLTIEEVEADEHLKAKGYFETQKAIHIPWLKKDES; this is translated from the coding sequence ATGTTATCAGAAGCCTTGAAAGGAAAAAAAATCTTAGATTTTACGTTATTATTACCTGGACCACTTGCCACTAATATTTTGGCGCAGATGGGAGCAGAGATAATCAAAATTGAGCATCCCGATAAATTAGACGATACCCGAATTTACCCTCCTTTTGTAGAAGGAGAGGCATTGCTCTATCGCTTATTAAATCACAACAAAGAAAGCTTAATTCTAGATTATAAATCTACTCAAAATAGAGCTAAACTATTGGCATTAATCCAAGAGGCAGATGTAATAATTGAACAATTTAGACCTGGTGTAATGCAACGTTGGGGCTTAGATTATTCGACCCTAAAAACCGTTAATCCTAACCTAATTTACCTTTCATTGTCGGGTTATGGACAAGTAGGGGCTTATCGTTTGCAGGCAGGGCATGATATTAACTACTTAGCTTATACTGGAATATTAGACTTGATGAGAGATGAGCGGGGGAAGCCTGTTATCCCAGGAATACAAATTGCTGATATTGCTGGTGGTTCTTATATGTTGGTAACGGCTTGTTTGGCTGCATTGGTTCAAGGAAAGGGGCAATATGTGGATGTTTCTATGTTGGATGGCTTACCTCCTTTGTTAACCATCGCTTTATCGCAAACTTGGGGAGGCATCAATCCACATGAAATGAAACTGTTAAATGGAAATTTGGTGAATTACAATGTTTATGCTTGTAAAGAAGGAGGCTGGATGGCATTGGGGGCACTGGAAGTTAAGTTTTGGAACCGATTCTGCGAGGCACTTGATCAACTGGATTGGAAACGCCAACATTTTGGAGAATTGTCAATTTACGAATTTCCTTATGCCGAAGTAAAAGCATTGTTTTTGACTAAAACACGAGATGAATGGGTAAAATGGGCTGAGGGGAAGGATATTTGTTTGTCGCCAGTATTAACGATTGAGGAAGTAGAGGCAGATGAACACTTAAAAGCAAAAGGGTATTTTGAAACTCAAAAAGCAATTCATATCCCTTGGTTAAAAAAAGATGAATCATAA
- a CDS encoding zinc metalloprotease: protein MKIQLSLLFIFFTIALFAQEKKILKDKQMSGTTIDEKQLGFLMSHQEALKEFERPTSMGMLEIPVKVHILRSSQDKSPISIDEVKNAFALLNRYFIQIYVQFVPLGDFNYIRNDKLFNLNKEDENTLCNAHDIENVINLYITGSIEDGPMQFCGYTHYPQGPEKNIDRILIAKDCLNNGVALARQMGHYFTLFATSGLQNSETQEWVNGSNCSTEGDLICDTPADPGLTHSTVDDRCGYIGRKQDQSGRKRFYKPDTKNLMSDNPRLYCCDHFTEQQYQKMLYAALHLRKYLTFPKSQYSKRQLKILAEEKGLQGEVSIYIYGEEMTTKRDKNMYINQGGTYGANTPYNIAIANHKKGYIYVLEGDAERGIHLQYPQKGDKVFFKGEEMTEFLVPSNNERLKVDESKGEDGKNHIVVLFSKKQLRIEQLINEMNSIEEQIDVVQKIYMTIGIDLIPSNNLTYGKSGIKVQGVATDQQIMPIIIEYLQH from the coding sequence ATGAAAATACAACTATCACTATTATTTATCTTCTTTACAATTGCTCTTTTTGCCCAAGAAAAAAAGATTCTCAAGGACAAACAAATGTCTGGCACTACCATCGATGAAAAACAACTAGGTTTTTTGATGAGTCACCAAGAGGCACTGAAAGAATTTGAGCGACCAACCTCTATGGGAATGCTTGAAATTCCTGTAAAAGTGCATATCTTAAGAAGTTCTCAAGACAAAAGCCCGATCAGTATTGATGAAGTAAAAAATGCATTTGCTCTACTCAATCGCTATTTTATCCAAATCTATGTACAGTTTGTCCCCTTGGGTGACTTTAATTATATCCGAAATGACAAGCTCTTTAATCTAAACAAAGAAGATGAGAACACGCTCTGTAATGCTCATGATATTGAAAATGTGATTAACTTATACATTACGGGAAGTATAGAGGATGGTCCCATGCAATTTTGTGGCTATACGCATTACCCACAAGGGCCTGAAAAAAATATAGATCGTATTTTAATTGCCAAAGATTGTCTAAACAATGGTGTTGCTTTGGCACGCCAGATGGGGCACTATTTTACCCTATTTGCTACTAGTGGTTTACAGAATTCGGAAACTCAGGAATGGGTAAATGGTAGCAATTGCTCAACAGAAGGAGATCTTATTTGCGATACTCCTGCCGACCCAGGTTTGACGCATTCTACCGTAGATGACCGCTGTGGTTATATTGGTAGAAAACAAGATCAATCTGGTAGAAAGCGTTTTTACAAGCCAGATACTAAAAATTTGATGTCTGACAACCCTCGTCTCTATTGTTGCGATCACTTTACTGAACAACAATACCAAAAAATGTTGTATGCAGCACTCCATTTACGCAAATATTTGACCTTTCCCAAAAGCCAATATTCTAAACGTCAATTAAAAATTCTTGCAGAAGAAAAAGGCTTACAAGGTGAGGTTTCGATCTACATATATGGAGAAGAAATGACCACCAAACGAGATAAAAATATGTACATCAATCAGGGGGGGACTTATGGTGCTAATACTCCTTATAACATTGCTATTGCCAATCACAAAAAGGGTTATATCTACGTGCTTGAAGGTGATGCTGAACGTGGCATTCATTTGCAATATCCTCAAAAAGGGGATAAAGTGTTTTTTAAAGGAGAAGAAATGACAGAATTCTTAGTGCCTTCCAACAATGAAAGACTTAAGGTGGATGAATCAAAGGGAGAGGATGGAAAGAATCATATTGTGGTTTTATTTTCTAAAAAACAATTGAGAATTGAACAGCTTATTAATGAAATGAATAGCATTGAAGAACAAATCGATGTTGTACAAAAAATTTACATGACAATTGGCATTGATTTAATTCCTTCCAATAATTTAACCTACGGAAAAAGCGGAATTAAGGTACAGGGAGTTGCAACCGACCAACAGATTATGCCTATTATTATTGAATACCTGCAACACTAA
- a CDS encoding S1C family serine protease: MKNIFINLIFLVSSFTLAAQQMEYAKINFISYHNSSKKIYINDHLITAFGGNDILKLKIYSKGRFTVTMLTDYEKLEGVIEIKENKNYYFLVGYEKFENVPYRFSEIPEEAYAFFLKRFEKKKKITYNILEMEEDISKPIGKLDESLTQREKQGTGFLINSEGYVVTNFHVIDGAKNITAKGVKGDYNTPFQLEVVAVDRQLDLALLKINTKLITFEAPPYSIGNSKSINQASDVFTLGYPMKSTMGNEIKVTTGIINSTSGYKGSISEFQISASVQPGNSGGPLLDQYGNIVGVVSAKIKSKEVDNVGYAIKSDYLTFFLEQIGNIEFKKENKKLKEIDLSSQVKKTSNFVYIIEAK, from the coding sequence ATGAAAAATATCTTTATCAACTTGATTTTCCTTGTTAGTAGCTTCACTTTAGCCGCTCAGCAAATGGAATATGCTAAAATTAATTTTATCAGCTATCATAATAGCTCAAAAAAAATTTACATCAATGATCATCTAATTACAGCTTTTGGGGGAAATGATATTTTGAAATTAAAAATATACTCCAAGGGTAGGTTCACCGTCACTATGTTAACGGATTATGAAAAGCTGGAAGGTGTCATTGAAATAAAAGAAAATAAAAACTATTACTTTTTGGTAGGATATGAGAAGTTTGAAAATGTTCCATATAGGTTTTCTGAAATACCAGAAGAAGCTTATGCCTTTTTTTTAAAACGTTTTGAAAAAAAGAAAAAAATAACCTACAATATTCTCGAAATGGAAGAAGATATTAGTAAACCAATTGGAAAATTAGATGAATCTTTAACTCAGAGGGAAAAACAAGGAACAGGTTTTTTAATTAATAGTGAGGGGTATGTTGTTACCAATTTTCATGTAATTGATGGTGCTAAAAACATCACTGCTAAGGGCGTTAAAGGAGATTATAATACACCATTCCAATTGGAGGTTGTTGCGGTTGATAGACAATTGGATTTAGCATTGTTAAAAATTAATACTAAACTCATCACTTTTGAAGCACCTCCATATTCTATAGGGAATTCAAAATCAATAAACCAAGCTTCTGATGTTTTTACTTTAGGCTATCCAATGAAAAGTACTATGGGGAATGAAATAAAAGTAACAACAGGGATCATCAATTCAACGAGTGGCTATAAGGGGAGCATCTCAGAGTTTCAAATATCTGCCAGCGTTCAACCAGGTAATAGTGGTGGACCTCTTTTAGATCAATATGGGAATATTGTTGGAGTCGTTAGTGCAAAAATTAAATCTAAAGAAGTGGATAATGTTGGATATGCAATTAAATCAGATTATTTAACTTTCTTTCTTGAACAAATTGGGAACATTGAATTTAAAAAAGAAAATAAAAAGCTTAAAGAAATAGATTTATCAAGTCAGGTGAAAAAAACTTCAAATTTTGTCTATATTATAGAAGCAAAGTAA
- a CDS encoding Na+/H+ antiporter NhaC family protein produces MRYIVTFLIVILSTLFVIAQNPTDSNTISSIDTTIGLDSNWGHQKIIDKPVIETFDTLGLLEFDLKFEADQLHLTAKQLHKQAAIPTKFFAQLELDGEPLVAFFEDKNAVLSYEPTFEGKLVAVRSKYSACKVKGCVDCDPLTHANKEEVICLDHQHTQLVHVQKRKNGHLRVQAIPLWWSIIPPLVAIFLALIFRQVLLALFMGILAGAWIIGGMQMTPYGLMKSFFSVIDHYIIGALNNSSHLSVIVFSIMIGGVVAIISRNGGMAGVVKKLAPLAKGPKSTQFVAWLLGVAIFFDDYANSLIVGNTIRPLTDKYKISREKLAYIVDSTAAPISAVAFITTWIGAELNYISDAMPMLSGLENPPSAYSMFLSSLPYSFYSFFTLIFILIIIYTGKDYGAMYKAECRARTTGRVFDTEGEALSDDDMEELEPVEGAPHRWINGFLPIMMVVFGTLMGLIDTGMQSCYGALIEAGHSLPHDGWGEVWSKMQHLDPSGEAGFVRKMGILIGNSDSYAALLWASMSAIVLALILTVSQKIMKLSEAIETVVSGFKTMMPALLILILAWSLATTTEELSTAEFLTATLGDSLSPYMVPVVVFILAAVIAFSTGSSWSTMAILYPIAIPLCWSISQNAGLAMETSMELLYNVIAVVLAASVLGDHCSPISDTTILSSLASNCNHIDHVKTQLPYALTVGGISILMTYVSTAFGIPFIVNFLVGVAMMIGMVMLFGKKVPEAVITDEQA; encoded by the coding sequence ATGAGATATATAGTTACTTTTTTAATTGTTATTTTGAGTACACTATTTGTTATAGCTCAAAATCCAACAGACAGCAATACCATTTCATCTATTGATACCACCATTGGTTTAGATAGCAATTGGGGACATCAAAAGATAATCGACAAACCTGTAATCGAAACTTTTGACACGCTTGGTTTACTAGAATTTGATTTAAAGTTTGAAGCAGATCAATTACACCTTACAGCCAAACAACTTCACAAACAAGCGGCTATTCCAACTAAGTTTTTTGCTCAACTGGAGCTAGATGGCGAGCCATTGGTTGCTTTTTTTGAAGATAAAAATGCGGTTTTGAGCTATGAACCTACCTTTGAAGGCAAATTAGTAGCCGTACGTTCTAAATATAGCGCTTGTAAGGTAAAAGGTTGTGTAGATTGTGATCCGTTGACCCATGCTAACAAAGAGGAAGTAATTTGTTTGGATCATCAACACACACAATTAGTGCATGTTCAAAAGAGAAAAAATGGACACTTAAGAGTACAAGCCATTCCATTGTGGTGGTCTATTATTCCTCCATTGGTAGCCATATTTTTGGCACTAATTTTCCGTCAAGTACTATTGGCCTTATTTATGGGAATATTGGCAGGTGCTTGGATCATTGGGGGAATGCAAATGACTCCCTATGGCTTGATGAAGAGCTTTTTTAGTGTGATTGATCATTATATTATTGGTGCCCTTAATAATTCTAGCCATTTGTCGGTGATTGTATTTTCAATAATGATAGGTGGGGTAGTTGCTATTATTTCTAGAAATGGAGGAATGGCAGGAGTGGTCAAGAAATTGGCTCCACTAGCAAAAGGACCCAAAAGCACACAATTTGTTGCGTGGTTGTTGGGCGTTGCCATCTTTTTTGATGACTATGCAAACAGTTTGATTGTAGGAAATACCATTCGACCATTAACAGATAAGTATAAAATCTCTCGTGAAAAGTTAGCTTATATTGTAGATAGTACTGCTGCGCCAATTTCGGCGGTGGCTTTTATTACTACTTGGATTGGTGCAGAGCTAAATTATATTAGTGACGCAATGCCCATGTTATCAGGATTAGAGAATCCTCCTTCTGCTTATTCTATGTTTTTGAGCTCTTTACCCTATTCTTTTTATTCCTTTTTTACATTGATTTTCATCTTAATTATTATTTATACTGGAAAAGACTATGGAGCAATGTACAAAGCAGAATGCAGAGCTAGAACAACAGGACGAGTATTTGATACAGAGGGAGAGGCTTTGAGTGATGACGACATGGAAGAATTAGAACCCGTAGAAGGAGCGCCACATCGATGGATCAATGGATTTTTGCCCATAATGATGGTGGTTTTTGGAACCTTGATGGGGTTAATTGATACAGGAATGCAATCTTGTTATGGTGCTTTGATTGAGGCAGGACATAGTTTACCACACGATGGTTGGGGAGAGGTATGGTCAAAAATGCAACATTTAGACCCTTCTGGCGAAGCAGGTTTTGTACGCAAAATGGGAATTTTGATCGGAAATTCTGATTCTTATGCTGCTTTGTTGTGGGCTTCTATGTCTGCCATTGTATTGGCTTTAATTTTGACCGTGAGCCAAAAAATAATGAAGCTTTCTGAGGCTATAGAAACCGTAGTGAGTGGGTTTAAGACAATGATGCCAGCACTTTTAATCTTGATTTTAGCTTGGTCTTTGGCAACAACAACCGAAGAATTATCAACGGCTGAATTTTTAACCGCAACCTTAGGAGATAGCTTAAGCCCCTATATGGTGCCTGTAGTGGTCTTTATTTTGGCTGCTGTTATTGCCTTCTCAACAGGGTCTAGTTGGAGCACGATGGCGATTTTATATCCTATTGCAATACCACTCTGCTGGAGCATCAGCCAGAATGCAGGGCTTGCCATGGAAACATCAATGGAATTATTGTACAATGTAATTGCTGTTGTCTTGGCTGCTTCTGTTTTGGGAGATCATTGCTCTCCTATATCAGATACAACGATTTTGAGTTCTTTGGCTTCAAACTGTAATCATATCGATCACGTTAAGACGCAGTTGCCTTATGCTTTGACAGTTGGAGGAATTAGTATTTTGATGACGTATGTGTCTACCGCATTTGGCATTCCTTTTATTGTTAATTTTTTGGTCGGTGTAGCGATGATGATTGGAATGGTGATGTTGTTTGGAAAAAAAGTCCCTGAAGCAGTAATAACGGATGAACAAGCCTAA